One genomic region from Mauremys reevesii isolate NIE-2019 linkage group 7, ASM1616193v1, whole genome shotgun sequence encodes:
- the LRRC18 gene encoding leucine-rich repeat-containing protein 18, whose translation MAKGKAKGPKGKKVTLKVAKNSIKITFDGKRRLDLSKMGITTFPKCILKLADVDELDLSRNMIKKIPDFIEKFQNLRWLDLHSNQIEKLPETIGMLQNLFYLNICNNKLTTKSLPVELSQLKNLRTLNLGLNQIDNLPTTLGALKELKEVGLFDNYLTTIPNSVAKLPKLKKMNVKRNPFPQPTEEELLIDTIKRIEALYLVDEKDLCGPCLKRCQEERDKLNKLKNAVPTSLRKPNFSSLMTPNSTAKDNQAEWR comes from the coding sequence ATGGCCAAGGGGAAAGCAAAAGGCCCCAAAGGGAAAAAGGTCACCTTGAAAGTCGCCAAAAACTCCATCAAGATCACGTTTGATGGGAAACGCCGCCTTGACCTGAGCAAGATGGGCATCACCACCTTCCCTAAGTGCATCCTCAAGCTGGCTGACGTGGACGAGCTGGATCTGAGCAGGAACATGATCAAGAAAATCCCAGACTTCATCGAGAAGTTCCAAAACCTGCGCTGGCTGGACTTGCACAGCAACCAGATCGAGAAGCTGCCGGAGACGATCGGCATGCTCCAGAACCTCTTCTACCTCAACATCTGCAACAACAAGCTGACCACCAAGAGCCTGCCAGTGGAGCTGAGCCAGCTGAAGAACCTGCGCACCCTCAACCTAGGTCTGAACCAGATCGACAACCTCCCCACCACCCTTGGGGCCCTGAAGGAGCTCAAGGAAGTGGGCCTCTTTGACAACTACCTGACAACCATCCCCAACAGTGTGGCAAAGCTCCCCAAGCTCAAGAAGATGAACGTGAAGAGgaaccccttcccccagccaacAGAGGAGGAACTGTTAATCGACACCATCAAGCGCATCGAAGCCCTGTACTTGGTGGACGAGAAAGACCTGTGTGGCCCCTGTCTGAAGAGGTGCCAGGAGGAGAGGGACAAGCTGAACAAGCTGAAGAACGCAGTGCCCACCTCTCTGAGGAAGCCAAACTTTTCTTCCCTTATGACACCCAACTCCACGGCAAAGGATAACCAAGCGGAGTGGCGGTGA